One Hippea jasoniae genomic region harbors:
- a CDS encoding radical SAM/SPASM domain-containing protein codes for MIDEVKLEITKNDFINLGKPRVLQLSLTNKCNARCEFCFPQNSKKLINLYKHKRTMDDKLLRKILDDIKDGDEIQTVVLGGSGEMLLYDGILEIIKELKKKNKRVEIQTNGTLLNTKEIYYLKEIGLDALQISIDAIKKETFKEIIHVDKYEIFLNTLKIASKVGIEIKSHTVLIKENIREFHKFANFLFDNDIFVSSASFSCVRDDDFIKNKNINKVSKAEIDELYNNLAYKLDRLGIPHNLKVLTEIYSNNEEIEFKLFKQDPFVCNEIFETLTIFHTGHYGTCCGSNRYYKFDAENFTIKDLFNSQVYKELRKGFLFKKPSKICDNKWCEDRFRNVNSVKLPNILERKDLLSKKIVNIVKTSPLIVWPAGRLFAELVNVNMFRHLDVRCVVDIVNTYKRSDFISEKDFLKVIQGYGSFYIFLCTTENKVKETILHKIKKAKPRNKVTVLTLI; via the coding sequence ATGATTGATGAAGTAAAATTAGAGATAACAAAAAATGATTTTATAAATTTAGGAAAACCAAGAGTATTGCAACTTTCTTTAACTAATAAATGTAATGCTAGATGTGAATTTTGTTTCCCTCAGAATTCTAAAAAGTTAATAAATTTGTATAAACATAAAAGAACGATGGATGATAAATTACTTCGTAAGATATTAGATGATATTAAAGATGGAGATGAAATACAGACAGTTGTGTTGGGTGGCTCAGGTGAGATGCTGTTATATGATGGTATTTTAGAAATTATAAAAGAACTTAAGAAAAAAAATAAAAGAGTTGAAATACAAACAAATGGAACACTATTAAATACAAAAGAAATTTATTATTTAAAAGAGATAGGTTTAGATGCTTTGCAAATTTCTATAGATGCTATTAAAAAAGAAACTTTTAAAGAAATTATACATGTAGATAAATATGAAATTTTTTTAAATACTCTTAAAATAGCAAGTAAAGTTGGGATAGAGATCAAATCTCACACAGTATTAATAAAAGAAAATATTAGAGAATTTCACAAATTTGCAAATTTTTTATTTGATAATGATATATTTGTTTCAAGTGCTAGCTTTAGTTGCGTAAGAGATGATGATTTTATAAAAAATAAAAACATAAATAAGGTCAGTAAAGCTGAAATAGACGAGCTTTATAACAACTTGGCATATAAATTGGATAGATTAGGAATCCCTCATAACTTAAAAGTGTTAACAGAAATTTATAGTAATAATGAAGAAATTGAATTTAAACTTTTTAAACAAGATCCATTTGTGTGTAACGAAATATTTGAAACGCTAACGATATTTCATACTGGACATTATGGTACCTGTTGTGGAAGTAATAGATATTATAAATTTGATGCCGAAAATTTCACTATTAAAGATTTATTCAATTCTCAGGTATATAAAGAGTTAAGAAAAGGTTTTTTATTTAAAAAACCATCAAAAATTTGTGATAATAAATGGTGTGAAGATAGATTTAGAAATGTTAATAGTGTTAAATTGCCTAATATTTTAGAAAGAAAAGATTTATTGAGTAAAAAAATTGTAAATATTGTTAAAACATCTCCTCTTATCGTTTGGCCAGCTGGAAGATTATTTGCAGAATTAGTTAATGTAAATATGTTTAGACATTTAGATGTCAGATGTGTAGTTGATATTGTAAATACATATAAAAGAAGTGATTTTATAAGTGAAAAAGATTTTCTAAAGGTTATTCAAGGTTACGGAAGTTTTTATATTTTTTTATGTACTACTGAAAACAAAGTCAAAGAAACAATATTGCATAAAATTAAAAAAGCTAAACCAAGAAATAAAGTTACTGTTTTAACATTGATATAA
- a CDS encoding radical SAM protein — protein sequence MQFSLDSHKLHYHPDRVAEFLKKGDCYPLYVEISPVGSCNHRCIFCAYDYIGYPNRKLKKERLLEFLEEVKEAGVKSMLYAGEGEPLMHPDIDDFVVRTKELGIDVGMFTNGELLKDRLSDKAIGSLTFLRFSVNGGDRKTYSEIHQRDRFDKVIENIEYVKKLKEDKKLETTLGVQFVLLPENIDSLENLIFILRDIGVDYLSIKPFVLQNENQFYRNRGFDIDIYAYFKKIEAYSNENFKVVARLNAFKKYGKRTYKHCYGCNFITILDSGGNLISCLPYLGKEEFMYGNIYENSFKEIWHSEKRKQVKELLEKQLDVQKVCPPNCRPNAINEYLYELKHPSVAHVNFI from the coding sequence ATGCAGTTTAGTTTAGATTCTCACAAGCTTCACTACCATCCAGACAGGGTAGCTGAGTTTTTGAAAAAGGGTGATTGTTATCCGCTCTATGTGGAGATAAGTCCTGTTGGTAGCTGTAATCATAGATGTATTTTTTGTGCTTATGATTATATAGGATATCCAAATAGAAAGCTTAAAAAAGAAAGACTTTTGGAGTTTTTAGAAGAAGTTAAAGAGGCTGGTGTTAAAAGTATGCTTTATGCTGGAGAAGGCGAGCCTTTGATGCATCCCGATATTGATGATTTTGTTGTAAGAACAAAAGAGCTCGGCATAGATGTTGGTATGTTTACAAACGGGGAATTATTAAAAGATAGGCTTTCTGATAAAGCCATAGGTTCTTTAACCTTCTTAAGGTTTAGTGTGAATGGTGGGGACAGAAAAACATACAGTGAAATCCATCAAAGAGATAGATTTGATAAAGTAATTGAAAATATCGAATATGTAAAAAAATTAAAGGAAGATAAAAAATTAGAAACAACCTTAGGTGTTCAGTTTGTTTTATTGCCGGAAAATATTGATTCACTTGAAAATTTGATATTTATATTAAGGGACATTGGAGTTGACTATTTATCGATAAAGCCATTTGTATTGCAGAATGAAAACCAATTTTATAGAAATAGAGGCTTTGATATTGATATATATGCGTATTTTAAAAAGATAGAAGCGTATTCAAATGAAAACTTTAAGGTAGTTGCAAGGTTAAACGCTTTTAAAAAATACGGCAAAAGGACATATAAACATTGCTATGGGTGCAACTTTATTACTATCTTAGATAGCGGAGGCAACTTGATTTCCTGTTTGCCGTATCTTGGAAAAGAAGAATTTATGTATGGAAATATTTATGAAAACAGTTTTAAGGAAATCTGGCATTCAGAAAAAAGGAAACAGGTAAAAGAATTGTTGGAAAAACAACTTGATGTCCAAAAGGTTTGTCCACCAAATTGCAGACCAAACGCCATAAATGAGTATTTGTATGAGCTGAAGCATCCAAGTGTAGCGCACGTGAATTTTATATAG
- the cysD gene encoding sulfate adenylyltransferase subunit CysD: MLDENLKELESESIYIIREVSATFKNPVMMYSIGKDSSVLLHLLMKAFYPAKPPISLLHIDTMWKFREMIEFRDRRAKELGVELIVYVNEDGKEMGINPFIHGSKVHTEIMKTQALKKALSKYKFDAVIGGARRDEEASRAKERIFSFRDKNHRWDPKNQRPELWNLYNTHINKGESVRVFPLSNWTELDIWFYIYKENIPIVPLYFAKERLVTEFEGTKILVDDDRVPHDLRKKAKKEWVRFRTLGCYPLTGAINSKATTLEEIIKETLLTNRSERAGRLIDKDEGASMEEKKKEGYF, encoded by the coding sequence ATGTTAGATGAAAATTTAAAAGAATTAGAATCAGAATCCATATACATCATCAGAGAAGTATCGGCAACCTTCAAAAACCCTGTAATGATGTATAGTATAGGCAAAGATAGTTCTGTATTGCTTCATTTACTAATGAAAGCTTTTTATCCAGCAAAACCACCAATTTCACTTCTACATATAGATACAATGTGGAAATTTAGAGAAATGATAGAGTTTAGAGACAGAAGGGCAAAGGAATTGGGAGTTGAATTGATTGTCTATGTAAATGAAGATGGTAAAGAAATGGGAATCAATCCATTTATCCATGGAAGCAAAGTTCATACAGAGATAATGAAAACGCAAGCTTTAAAAAAAGCTCTTAGCAAATATAAATTCGATGCAGTAATTGGTGGAGCAAGAAGAGATGAGGAGGCAAGTAGAGCAAAAGAGAGGATTTTTAGTTTTAGAGACAAAAACCACAGGTGGGATCCAAAAAATCAAAGACCAGAACTGTGGAATTTATACAATACACACATAAACAAAGGAGAAAGTGTAAGGGTTTTCCCATTATCAAACTGGACAGAACTTGATATATGGTTTTATATTTATAAGGAAAATATTCCTATAGTTCCGTTGTATTTTGCAAAGGAAAGATTGGTAACAGAGTTTGAGGGAACAAAGATATTGGTAGATGATGATAGAGTACCACACGATTTAAGAAAAAAAGCAAAAAAAGAGTGGGTTAGATTTAGGACTCTTGGGTGTTACCCTCTAACAGGAGCAATAAATTCAAAAGCAACAACACTTGAAGAAATAATAAAGGAAACATTGCTTACAAATAGAAGCGAAAGAGCTGGAAGATTAATAGACAAAGATGAGGGTGCAAGCATGGAGGAAAAGAAAAAAGAGGGGTATTTTTAG
- a CDS encoding sulfotransferase domain-containing protein yields the protein MEFLMPIKEYVILNFIGRSGTTILRNELGKYKNICTLPTNIQAEILKKLSKDVYLYSNFIKYYISNDITNIFGKKKCYKRVEDINKFIYKMPLQTLLLYSDLDVIKRFTPILIIREPIENVISASQKKFVEVSDNYKLFLKKLEMVYSKFSLMLPKNLNVYLGQMEIIEQRAILYKLAFKSTLHYLNNIYKGKYLIIKFENLLKQPVNVLSKILKFLNMDVSKKEILNKLNTNIYKDITEEGGIQMSSNLTSSHLNKYSNIDKDIRSKIEGILSEEIEFYNSL from the coding sequence ATGGAATTTTTGATGCCAATTAAAGAATATGTCATTTTGAATTTTATAGGTAGGAGTGGAACAACAATATTGAGAAATGAATTGGGTAAATATAAAAACATTTGTACACTTCCAACCAATATTCAGGCTGAAATATTGAAAAAATTATCTAAAGATGTTTATCTTTATTCAAATTTCATTAAATATTATATATCAAATGACATTACAAATATTTTTGGCAAAAAAAAATGTTATAAGAGAGTTGAGGATATAAATAAATTTATATACAAAATGCCTTTACAAACTCTTTTACTATATAGTGATTTAGATGTAATAAAAAGATTTACACCAATTTTAATAATTAGAGAACCTATAGAAAATGTTATTTCTGCTAGTCAAAAAAAATTTGTGGAAGTATCTGATAATTACAAACTTTTTTTAAAAAAATTAGAAATGGTCTATTCAAAGTTTTCTTTAATGCTACCCAAAAATTTAAACGTATATTTAGGTCAAATGGAAATTATTGAACAAAGAGCAATTCTGTATAAGTTAGCGTTTAAAAGCACTCTTCATTATTTAAACAATATATATAAAGGTAAATACTTAATAATTAAATTTGAAAATTTGCTTAAACAACCAGTTAATGTATTATCAAAAATATTAAAATTTTTAAATATGGATGTTTCCAAAAAGGAAATATTAAATAAATTAAATACAAACATTTATAAAGATATTACAGAAGAAGGGGGAATACAAATGTCATCAAACTTAACATCATCTCATTTAAACAAATATTCTAATATAGATAAAGATATTAGAAGCAAAATAGAAGGAATCTTATCAGAAGAGATTGAATTTTATAATAGTCTTTAA
- the cysC gene encoding adenylyl-sulfate kinase, which translates to MGKIFENRVISNNVFWYKTRITKHHRMQLTNQKPCVLWFTGLSGSGKTTIANKVESLLFNNKNLTYLLDGDNIRHGLNRDLGFDEHSRKENIRRVTEVAKLFVDSGLIVLVALISPYRKDREFAKSILEAGEFVEIYIDTPIEVCEQRDVKGLYKKARSGIIKNFTGIDAPYEPPLHPDIHIKTIKMSADDASKSIFSFLVNKGYINVR; encoded by the coding sequence GTGGGAAAAATATTTGAAAATCGAGTTATCAGTAATAATGTTTTTTGGTATAAAACCCGCATCACTAAACATCATCGAATGCAACTTACCAATCAAAAACCGTGCGTGTTGTGGTTTACTGGTTTGAGTGGCAGTGGGAAGACAACTATTGCTAATAAAGTTGAATCGTTATTGTTCAATAATAAAAATCTTACTTATTTATTGGATGGTGATAATATAAGGCATGGATTAAATAGAGATTTAGGATTTGATGAACACAGTAGAAAAGAGAATATAAGAAGGGTTACAGAGGTTGCAAAGCTGTTTGTAGATAGTGGTTTGATAGTATTAGTTGCCTTGATATCCCCATACAGGAAAGATAGAGAATTTGCTAAAAGCATTTTGGAGGCTGGGGAATTTGTAGAAATATATATAGATACGCCAATTGAAGTTTGTGAGCAAAGAGATGTAAAGGGATTATATAAAAAAGCAAGAAGTGGCATTATAAAAAACTTTACCGGTATTGATGCACCCTATGAGCCTCCATTGCATCCCGATATTCACATAAAAACCATTAAAATGTCAGCAGATGATGCAAGCAAGAGTATTTTTAGCTTTTTAGTAAACAAAGGTTACATTAATGTTAGATGA
- a CDS encoding glycosyltransferase family protein — protein MKKESDVINEFIEFFLDNNKITNILSVILSYCIKNYKRVFLNNYIIAFTPYNGLAEKIKELLDLNEVYFFDDYKNEHFIYKIDEIVNFEKSIIIINLSEKYTDLLKEKFARYGYRNFINVPHSIFSKNNINLSLREKVLLLKVLAKITKSKFTNFFLKKNKILVTLISPLSDIYFKLETLSNFYSPDLIVYVVKNQKDAKIIQSQRSIIMEYYDFLMIFLKYRKTKKWVFYINNVHCNGYNEAVVLKSLFKYTKVIFDIGDYLPDLIGNDEKNIKCLTKSWNISEKIALCAYKSAKLIAHYNIVDGIIHRTYGNKVSDMANIKSKNIFFPPVSDFFEINDRLNINKSIVTNLLYIGVIADENRYSKEIYEGSFLSKIFNDICNSGCTIRIYSSHGLNDTLLKLKNKLNDNIEIFSKTPIEEIFDQAKDVPYWGAILENFYRTNPNQNGIDTIPTKLYTYITMGFPIIASESLEATAHIVEKYKIGFVLKKGDEKKLGDILRNKNYNLYRENVIKYLKDKLNKEKLENILMNFYGDILFKEENQ, from the coding sequence TTGAAAAAAGAATCTGATGTTATCAACGAATTTATAGAATTTTTTTTAGATAACAATAAAATTACTAATATATTATCAGTCATTTTATCATATTGTATTAAAAATTACAAAAGAGTTTTTCTTAACAATTATATTATCGCTTTTACCCCTTATAATGGTTTAGCGGAGAAAATTAAAGAATTATTAGACTTAAATGAAGTATATTTTTTTGATGACTATAAAAACGAACACTTTATATATAAAATAGATGAAATTGTTAATTTTGAAAAAAGCATAATTATAATAAATCTCTCTGAAAAATATACTGATCTACTAAAAGAAAAATTTGCAAGGTATGGATATAGAAATTTTATTAATGTGCCACATAGTATTTTTTCAAAGAACAATATAAATTTATCTTTAAGGGAAAAAGTTTTATTATTAAAAGTTTTAGCTAAAATAACTAAGAGTAAATTTACAAATTTTTTTTTAAAAAAGAATAAAATTTTAGTTACTTTGATATCTCCTTTATCCGATATTTATTTTAAATTAGAAACTTTGTCCAATTTTTATTCACCAGATCTTATTGTTTATGTTGTAAAAAATCAAAAGGATGCAAAAATTATTCAAAGTCAAAGGAGTATCATTATGGAGTATTATGATTTTTTAATGATATTCTTAAAATATAGAAAAACTAAAAAGTGGGTATTTTATATTAATAATGTTCATTGTAATGGCTATAATGAAGCTGTTGTTTTGAAATCATTATTTAAATACACAAAAGTTATTTTTGATATAGGGGATTATTTACCAGATTTAATTGGTAATGATGAAAAAAATATAAAATGTTTAACAAAAAGTTGGAATATCTCAGAAAAAATAGCTCTTTGTGCTTACAAAAGTGCAAAATTAATAGCACACTATAATATCGTAGATGGGATTATACATAGAACTTATGGTAATAAAGTTTCAGATATGGCAAATATTAAATCAAAAAATATTTTTTTCCCACCAGTATCAGATTTTTTTGAAATAAATGATAGATTGAATATTAACAAATCAATTGTTACAAATTTATTATATATTGGTGTTATTGCTGATGAAAATAGATATTCAAAAGAAATTTATGAAGGGTCTTTTTTGTCTAAAATATTTAATGATATTTGTAATAGCGGATGCACAATAAGGATATATTCTTCTCATGGATTAAATGATACTTTATTGAAATTAAAAAATAAACTAAATGATAATATTGAAATTTTCAGTAAAACCCCTATTGAAGAAATTTTTGATCAAGCAAAAGATGTACCATACTGGGGAGCAATTTTGGAAAACTTTTACCGAACCAATCCAAATCAAAACGGAATTGATACTATACCAACAAAATTATATACTTACATAACTATGGGATTCCCAATTATTGCTTCTGAGTCTCTTGAGGCAACAGCACATATTGTAGAAAAATACAAAATAGGATTTGTTTTAAAAAAAGGTGATGAAAAAAAATTAGGAGATATTTTGAGAAATAAAAACTATAATTTATACAGAGAAAATGTAATTAAATATTTAAAAGATAAATTAAACAAAGAAAAATTAGAAAATATTTTGATGAATTTTTATGGGGATATATTGTTTAAGGAGGAAAATCAGTGA